The Arachis ipaensis cultivar K30076 chromosome B10, Araip1.1, whole genome shotgun sequence DNA window ATTTTCAGCTCTAAGGACTTGATTTCCTCAGAAATTATTGGATACAAGCAGGACGTAGATTATGATCTTATGGAAGCTGTCACCATACACGTTGTTTCTAATCTCTAACATTAATTTACAAATGTTTTTACAAATTGGGGTTGATTCTGATCTCAACAACTCTAATACAACTAGACTGAATTCattgaaaataaaagagataCTCTCTTTCAAACAAAAATCTCAGGAAAAGAAAATCCACCTCAAGATTTGAAGAAAGAAAGACATTGACGTTGCAGATTTGCAGCTACAGTTTACAAAACACCTTATCTACGCCGAACAAAACAAACAAGTACAATTTCTTAATAACGGAGaattaaaatgaaaacaaaaaaaccAGGGCTACCCAGAACAAAAACCTTTCATACATAGCCTTCAATTAAAGTaggtttcttctcttcttcttcaccatttttcttcttattcttcctTTCATCATCTTCAATTCCCAAACCTTGCAATTCATCAATGCAAGGTTCTTCTTCACCTTCTCCCAATTTAGCTCCTTCTCCAAGCACAATTTCATCCACAACCTCCTCCACCTCGTCGCCGCCGCTACCACCAGAGACTTTCACCTCATCGCCGCCTTCTTCGCATCCTTTCTCGATGGCACATGCTCCGGGCGGCTCGTTCGGCTCGATCCCGATCACGGCGTCGGAGGTTCCCTCGGCTGGCCACGGGTCGTTGACGCAATCTCCGGCGGTCTCGTCATCGTCATCGGAGAAAATCCCGGCGGCAGACTTCACGGCGGAGGCTGCTTTGAGGAATGCTTGGTGGATAGATTCAGGCGGAAGAGCACAATCTTCAAGGCCTGCGTCTTCGAGGCGCGGGGGTAGAATCTGCTGCAGTAACCCGTGTTGTTCTTTGGTGGACTCCATTGGAAAATCAGGTACCGTTTCCGAATTAGatcttttttgtgatttttttatttttttatttttgggaaaTCAAACCCTATTTACTAAATCTCAGGGGAGGAAGCGGTTGCTATCTTAAGCTCGGGAATGTGGCGGTGAATGAGGATGCTGCTTCTGTGAGTGTCGAGAAACCTCTATGGGCTTCGTGAATTTGGACTTTCTGCTAATTTTTTATAGGATTTTTGTTGTGCAGACCAGGTGGCCTACAATTCACGACAAATAAAACTCCAATGATGGAATAAAAGTATAAAACCAATTTGAATTGGTCCAGTCATGATTAAGTTGAGGGGGAATTATATCTTGTGCATGTAAGTAATTTATTTACCAACCATAATTTTATAAATGGAcccttcttttataatttctaaacAACTCTCCTATAACctattttgaattttttgggttaattacttaattttatctattttttaaataaataaattatttatttacaaaaatatttggatttttttaaataaaataaaaaaattattatttttttaaacccaattttttttattttctaagtacaattttttttaatgtgcGTTCGTCTAAATAGTATATAGATTATCATTGTTCTCTAAATAGTATATAGATTTTTAAACAGTATATAGGAATAAACAAAAATTACACAAACAATAAGTATGATTTCTTCAATATCGCCGGCGTCAATAGCAACTATTATCATCGTCTCCAAAAATACACATGTACACAAGAATAAGTCATATTTAACAAGAATttctttaattataaattaaaaaaaattattacttcCCAAAAAAAAATACGACTTATTCTTGTGTATGTATTGGGACATAGccattaagacatagacacttgagacataaacataaaatatttgtgtTTGTGTATAGTGTTTGGAAATAATAAACATGACACTAGTGTAGTGTCTGATATTATGTTTGGTTGCAAAACACAAGAACATTACATGATTAAAAATGACTATTTTATcctcataaattaaattaaaaaaaaaattaatattaaaagtaaaaaaaaaatgagtGAGATAANNNNNNNNNNNNNNNNNNNNNNNNNNNNNNNNNNNNNNNNNNNNNNNNNNNNNNNNNNNNNNNNNNNNNNNNNNNNNNNNNNNNNNNNNNNNNNNNNNNNNNNNNNNNNNNNNNNNNNNNNNNNNNNNNNNNNNNNNNNNNNNNNNNNNNNNNNNNNNNNNNNNNNNNNNNNNNNNNNNNNNNNNNNNNNNNNNNNNNNNNNNNNNNNNNNNNNNNNNNNNNACATAAAATATTTGTGTTTGTGTATAGTGTTTTGAAATAATAGACATGGCACTAGTGTAGTGTCTAATATTATGTTTGGTTGCAAAACACAAGAACACTGCATAACTAAAAATGACTATTTTGTcctcataaattaaattaaaaaataattaatattaaaagtaaaaaaaaaagagtgagaTAAAAACCCTTATTCTTCACCATTTATCGTCAGTTATCCCTACCCCCAAAACACTTTCTTCTCCTTAGTTGCTCTCCTCTTTCGTGGATGTCTTCACCTTGCACGCTGGCCGCATCTACCCTAAATCCTCTCCTCCATCTCCGTATCCAGTGCTTGTTTTCTCGTGTGGCTCTGTCCCTTGTTTTGTTTGTCGCGAATTCCTCTTCTCCACTGTGTATACGTTCAATTTTTATGGAGGCCAGGTATAATGTTCTTCTTTCCATCAATTTCTTGCTCTTCCAAGGTTTAATTGAGAATCAATGGAGAAAAGCTGCTTAATTTTTTTGGTTATGC harbors:
- the LOC107624330 gene encoding uncharacterized protein LOC107624330; this translates as MESTKEQHGLLQQILPPRLEDAGLEDCALPPESIHQAFLKAASAVKSAAGIFSDDDDETAGDCVNDPWPAEGTSDAVIGIEPNEPPGACAIEKGCEEGGDEVKVSGGSGGDEVEEVVDEIVLGEGAKLGEGEEEPCIDELQGLGIEDDERKNKKKNGEEEEKKPTLIEGYV